The following proteins are co-located in the Camarhynchus parvulus chromosome 19, STF_HiC, whole genome shotgun sequence genome:
- the ELN gene encoding elastin isoform X5 has protein sequence MARQAAAPLLPGVLLLLSILPATQQGGVPGAIPGGGVPGGGFFPGAGVGGLGAGLGAAGKPPKPGVGGLGGLGPLGLQPGAAGLFPGAFPGAAFPGAASAAALKAAAKAGAGIGGVGGIGGPGGLGVSTGAVVPGAVQPGLGAAGKPPKIPGAGIPGAFPGGVLPGAGVRFPGVGVLPGVPTGAGVKPKAPGVGAFGGIPGGYGLPYTNGLRPGGIGAGLLAGKAGYPTGTGVGAQAAAAKAAAKLGAGVLPGVGGIPGVAPGVGIGGVPGVGVGGPAAAAAAAKAAAKAGAFGPGAVPGVGGVPGLVPGVGGVPGVVPVSELSPGWQGCRRQQQQQRQLSTAPAFPVSVWVASPASCPVSELSPGWCPESELSPGWCPESELSPGWQGCRRQQQQQRQLSTAPVFPVSVWVASPASCPESELSPGWCPESELSPGWQGCRRQQQQQRQLSTAPVFPVSVWVASPASCPESEVSLGWCPESELSPGWCPVSELSPGWQGCRRQQQQQRQLSTELAFLASLAFLVFLAFLVFLEFPVSLVFQVFLVCLGFLVLFLVLELVARQQRPQPRLQRKQRRSEQDVFLVLVFPVLAFQVLVFPVLAFPVLACLEWVCQVLACPVWCLGSAFQEVRQPLPKQPPKQPSTEQLAWLLVWVAWLLVWVAWFLE, from the exons GGGTTCCTGGTGCTATCCCGGGAGGGGGAGTCCCAGGAGGAGGCTTTTTCCCAG GTGCTGGAGTTGGAGGTTTGGGAGCAG GACTCGGGGCTGCAGGGAAACCTCCCAAACCAG GGGTCGGAGGACTTGGGGGACTCGGCCCCCTTGGCCTGCAGCCAG GTGCTGCGGGTCTgttccctggagccttccccgGGGCGGCGTTCCCGGGAGCCGCCTCGGCCGCGGCGCTCAAGGCTGCAGCCAAAGCTG GTGCTGGCATTGGAGGCGTGGGTGGAATTGGTGGTCCTGGTGGCCTCGGGGTCTCCACAG GTGCCGTGGTACCGGGCGCGGTGCAGCCCGGCCTTGGCGCGGCAGGGAAACCCCCTAAAATACCAG GTGCTGGGATTCCTGGAGCTTTTCCGGGCGGCGTGCTCCCTGGTGCAG gcGTTCGCTTCCCTGGCGTGGGAGTGCTGCCCGGAGTCCCCACTGGAGCTGGAGTCAAGCCTAAAGCCCCAG GAGTTGGAGCCTTTGGAGGAATTCCTG GTGGCTATGGACTGCCCTACACTAATG GCCTCAGGCCCGGCGGGATAGGAGCCGGCCTcctggcaggaaaggcaggatACCCCACCGGGACAG GGGTcggagcacaggcagcagcagcgaAGGCAGCAGCAAAACTTG GAGCCGGGGTCTTGCCCGGCGTTGGAGGCATCCCAGGAGTTGCGCCCGGTGTCGGCATCGGCGGTGTCCCAGGAGTTGGGG TCGGAGGACcagcagcggcggcagcagcggcgaAGGCAGCGGCAAAGGCGGGAGCTTTTG GTCCAGGGGCAGTGCCCGGAGTCGGAGGTGTCCCTGGCTTGGTGCCCGGAGTCGGAGGTGTCCCCGGGGTGGTGCCCGTGTCGGAGCTGTCCCCGGGGTGGCAG ggGTGCCgtcggcagcagcagcagcaaaggcagctaAGTACG GCGCCGGCGTTCCCGGTGTCGGTGTGGGTGGCGTCCCCGGCCTCGTGCCCGGTGTCGGAGCTGTCCCCGGGGTGGTGCCCGGAGTCGGAGCTGTCCCCGGGGTGGTGCCCGGAGTCGGAGCTGTCCCCGGGGTGGCAG ggGTGCCgtcggcagcagcagcagcaaaggcagctaAGTACG GCGCCGGTGTTCCCGGTGTCGGTGTGGGTGGCGTCCCCGGCCTCGTGCCCGGAGTCGGAGCTGTCCCCGGGGTGGTGCCCGGAGTCGGAGCTGTCCCCGGGGTGGCAG ggGTGCCgtcggcagcagcagcagcaaaggcagctaAGTACG GCGCCGGTGTTCCCGGTGTCGGTGTGGGTGGCGTCCCCGGCCTCGTGCCCGGAGTcggaggtgtccctggggtggtgCCCGGAGTCGGAGCTGTCCCCGGGGTGGTGCCCGGTGTCGGAGCTGTCCCCGGGGTGGCAG ggGTGCCgtcggcagcagcagcagcaaaggcagctaAGTACG gagctggcgTTCCTGGCATCGCTGGCATTCCTGGTGTTCCTGGCGTTCCTGGTGTTCCTGGAGTTCCCGGTGTCCCTGGTGTTCCAGGTGTTCCTGGTGTGCCTGGGGTTCCTGGTGCTGTTCCTGGTGTTGGAG TTGGTGGCCCGGCAGCAGCGGCCGCAGCCAAGGCTGCAGCGAAAGCAGCGGCGATCG gagcaggacgTGTTCCTGGTGTTGGTGTTCCCGGTGTTGGCGTTCCAGGTGTTGGTGTTCCCGGTGTTGGCGTTCCCGGTGTTGGCGTGCCTGGAGTGGGTGTGCCAGGTGTTGGCGTGCCCGGTCTGGTGCCTGGGGTCGGCGTTCCAG gaggtCCGGCAGCCGCTGCCAAAGCAGCCGCCAAAGCAGCCAAGTACG GAGCAGTTGGCCTGGCTCCTGGTGTGGGTGGCCTGGCTCCTGGTGTGGGTGGCCTGGTTCCTGGAGTAG
- the ELN gene encoding elastin isoform X2, whose amino-acid sequence MARQAAAPLLPGVLLLLSILPATQQGGVPGAIPGGGVPGGGFFPGAGVGGLGAGLGAAGKPPKPGVGGLGGLGPLGLQPGAAGLFPGAFPGAAFPGAASAAALKAAAKAGAGIGGVGGIGGPGGLGVSTGAVVPGAVQPGLGAAGKPPKIPGAGIPGAFPGGVLPGAGVRFPGVGVLPGVPTGAGVKPKAPGVGAFGGIPGLGGFGGQQPGVPLGYPIKAPKLPGGYGLPYTNGLRPGGIGAGLLAGKAGYPTGTGVGAQAAAAKAAAKLGAGVLPGVGGIPGVAPGVGIGGVPGVGVGGPAAAAAAAKAAAKAGAFGPGAVPGVGGVPGLVPGVGGVPGVVPVSELSPGWQGCRRQQQQQRQLSTAPAFPVSVWVASPASCPVSELSPGWCPESELSPGWCPESELSPGWQGCRRQQQQQRQLSTAPVFPVSVWVASPASCPESELSPGWCPESELSPGWQGCRRQQQQQRQLSTAPVFPVSVWVASPASCPESELSPGWCPVSELSPGWQGCRRQQQQQRQLSTELAFLASLAFLVFLAFLVFLEFPVSLVFQVFLVCLGFLVLFLVLELVARQQRPQPRLQRKQRRSEQDVFLVLVFPVLAFQVLVFPVLAFPVLACLEWVCQVLACPVWCLGSAFQEVRQPLPKQPPKQPSTEQLAWLLVWVAWLLVWVAWFLE is encoded by the exons GGGTTCCTGGTGCTATCCCGGGAGGGGGAGTCCCAGGAGGAGGCTTTTTCCCAG GTGCTGGAGTTGGAGGTTTGGGAGCAG GACTCGGGGCTGCAGGGAAACCTCCCAAACCAG GGGTCGGAGGACTTGGGGGACTCGGCCCCCTTGGCCTGCAGCCAG GTGCTGCGGGTCTgttccctggagccttccccgGGGCGGCGTTCCCGGGAGCCGCCTCGGCCGCGGCGCTCAAGGCTGCAGCCAAAGCTG GTGCTGGCATTGGAGGCGTGGGTGGAATTGGTGGTCCTGGTGGCCTCGGGGTCTCCACAG GTGCCGTGGTACCGGGCGCGGTGCAGCCCGGCCTTGGCGCGGCAGGGAAACCCCCTAAAATACCAG GTGCTGGGATTCCTGGAGCTTTTCCGGGCGGCGTGCTCCCTGGTGCAG gcGTTCGCTTCCCTGGCGTGGGAGTGCTGCCCGGAGTCCCCACTGGAGCTGGAGTCAAGCCTAAAGCCCCAG GAGTTGGAGCCTTTGGAGGAATTCCTG GACTGGGAGGTTTTGGAGGTCAGCAGCCTGGTGTCCCTCTGGGTTATCCCATCAAAGCTCCTAAGCTCCCAG GTGGCTATGGACTGCCCTACACTAATG GCCTCAGGCCCGGCGGGATAGGAGCCGGCCTcctggcaggaaaggcaggatACCCCACCGGGACAG GGGTcggagcacaggcagcagcagcgaAGGCAGCAGCAAAACTTG GAGCCGGGGTCTTGCCCGGCGTTGGAGGCATCCCAGGAGTTGCGCCCGGTGTCGGCATCGGCGGTGTCCCAGGAGTTGGGG TCGGAGGACcagcagcggcggcagcagcggcgaAGGCAGCGGCAAAGGCGGGAGCTTTTG GTCCAGGGGCAGTGCCCGGAGTCGGAGGTGTCCCTGGCTTGGTGCCCGGAGTCGGAGGTGTCCCCGGGGTGGTGCCCGTGTCGGAGCTGTCCCCGGGGTGGCAG ggGTGCCgtcggcagcagcagcagcaaaggcagctaAGTACG GCGCCGGCGTTCCCGGTGTCGGTGTGGGTGGCGTCCCCGGCCTCGTGCCCGGTGTCGGAGCTGTCCCCGGGGTGGTGCCCGGAGTCGGAGCTGTCCCCGGGGTGGTGCCCGGAGTCGGAGCTGTCCCCGGGGTGGCAG ggGTGCCgtcggcagcagcagcagcaaaggcagctaAGTACG GCGCCGGTGTTCCCGGTGTCGGTGTGGGTGGCGTCCCCGGCCTCGTGCCCGGAGTCGGAGCTGTCCCCGGGGTGGTGCCCGGAGTCGGAGCTGTCCCCGGGGTGGCAG ggGTGCCgtcggcagcagcagcagcaaaggcagctaAGTACG GCGCCGGTGTTCCCGGTGTCGGTGTGGGTGGCGTCCCCGGCCTCGTGCCCGGAGTcggag CTGTCCCCGGGGTGGTGCCCGGTGTCGGAGCTGTCCCCGGGGTGGCAG ggGTGCCgtcggcagcagcagcagcaaaggcagctaAGTACG gagctggcgTTCCTGGCATCGCTGGCATTCCTGGTGTTCCTGGCGTTCCTGGTGTTCCTGGAGTTCCCGGTGTCCCTGGTGTTCCAGGTGTTCCTGGTGTGCCTGGGGTTCCTGGTGCTGTTCCTGGTGTTGGAG TTGGTGGCCCGGCAGCAGCGGCCGCAGCCAAGGCTGCAGCGAAAGCAGCGGCGATCG gagcaggacgTGTTCCTGGTGTTGGTGTTCCCGGTGTTGGCGTTCCAGGTGTTGGTGTTCCCGGTGTTGGCGTTCCCGGTGTTGGCGTGCCTGGAGTGGGTGTGCCAGGTGTTGGCGTGCCCGGTCTGGTGCCTGGGGTCGGCGTTCCAG gaggtCCGGCAGCCGCTGCCAAAGCAGCCGCCAAAGCAGCCAAGTACG GAGCAGTTGGCCTGGCTCCTGGTGTGGGTGGCCTGGCTCCTGGTGTGGGTGGCCTGGTTCCTGGAGTAG
- the ELN gene encoding elastin isoform X1: protein MARQAAAPLLPGVLLLLSILPATQQGGVPGAIPGGGVPGGGFFPGAGVGGLGAGLGAAGKPPKPGVGGLGGLGPLGLQPGAAGLFPGAFPGAAFPGAASAAALKAAAKAGAGIGGVGGIGGPGGLGVSTGAVVPGAVQPGLGAAGKPPKIPGAGIPGAFPGGVLPGAGVRFPGVGVLPGVPTGAGVKPKAPGVGAFGGIPGLGGFGGQQPGVPLGYPIKAPKLPGGYGLPYTNGLRPGGIGAGLLAGKAGYPTGTGVGAQAAAAKAAAKLGAGVLPGVGGIPGVAPGVGIGGVPGVGVGGPAAAAAAAKAAAKAGAFGPGAVPGVGGVPGLVPGVGGVPGVVPVSELSPGWQGCRRQQQQQRQLSTAPAFPVSVWVASPASCPVSELSPGWCPESELSPGWCPESELSPGWQGCRRQQQQQRQLSTAPVFPVSVWVASPASCPESELSPGWCPESELSPGWQGCRRQQQQQRQLSTAPVFPVSVWVASPASCPESEVSLGWCPESELSPGWCPVSELSPGWQGCRRQQQQQRQLSTELAFLASLAFLVFLAFLVFLEFPVSLVFQVFLVCLGFLVLFLVLELVARQQRPQPRLQRKQRRSEQDVFLVLVFPVLAFQVLVFPVLAFPVLACLEWVCQVLACPVWCLGSAFQEVRQPLPKQPPKQPSTEQLAWLLVWVAWLLVWVAWFLE, encoded by the exons GGGTTCCTGGTGCTATCCCGGGAGGGGGAGTCCCAGGAGGAGGCTTTTTCCCAG GTGCTGGAGTTGGAGGTTTGGGAGCAG GACTCGGGGCTGCAGGGAAACCTCCCAAACCAG GGGTCGGAGGACTTGGGGGACTCGGCCCCCTTGGCCTGCAGCCAG GTGCTGCGGGTCTgttccctggagccttccccgGGGCGGCGTTCCCGGGAGCCGCCTCGGCCGCGGCGCTCAAGGCTGCAGCCAAAGCTG GTGCTGGCATTGGAGGCGTGGGTGGAATTGGTGGTCCTGGTGGCCTCGGGGTCTCCACAG GTGCCGTGGTACCGGGCGCGGTGCAGCCCGGCCTTGGCGCGGCAGGGAAACCCCCTAAAATACCAG GTGCTGGGATTCCTGGAGCTTTTCCGGGCGGCGTGCTCCCTGGTGCAG gcGTTCGCTTCCCTGGCGTGGGAGTGCTGCCCGGAGTCCCCACTGGAGCTGGAGTCAAGCCTAAAGCCCCAG GAGTTGGAGCCTTTGGAGGAATTCCTG GACTGGGAGGTTTTGGAGGTCAGCAGCCTGGTGTCCCTCTGGGTTATCCCATCAAAGCTCCTAAGCTCCCAG GTGGCTATGGACTGCCCTACACTAATG GCCTCAGGCCCGGCGGGATAGGAGCCGGCCTcctggcaggaaaggcaggatACCCCACCGGGACAG GGGTcggagcacaggcagcagcagcgaAGGCAGCAGCAAAACTTG GAGCCGGGGTCTTGCCCGGCGTTGGAGGCATCCCAGGAGTTGCGCCCGGTGTCGGCATCGGCGGTGTCCCAGGAGTTGGGG TCGGAGGACcagcagcggcggcagcagcggcgaAGGCAGCGGCAAAGGCGGGAGCTTTTG GTCCAGGGGCAGTGCCCGGAGTCGGAGGTGTCCCTGGCTTGGTGCCCGGAGTCGGAGGTGTCCCCGGGGTGGTGCCCGTGTCGGAGCTGTCCCCGGGGTGGCAG ggGTGCCgtcggcagcagcagcagcaaaggcagctaAGTACG GCGCCGGCGTTCCCGGTGTCGGTGTGGGTGGCGTCCCCGGCCTCGTGCCCGGTGTCGGAGCTGTCCCCGGGGTGGTGCCCGGAGTCGGAGCTGTCCCCGGGGTGGTGCCCGGAGTCGGAGCTGTCCCCGGGGTGGCAG ggGTGCCgtcggcagcagcagcagcaaaggcagctaAGTACG GCGCCGGTGTTCCCGGTGTCGGTGTGGGTGGCGTCCCCGGCCTCGTGCCCGGAGTCGGAGCTGTCCCCGGGGTGGTGCCCGGAGTCGGAGCTGTCCCCGGGGTGGCAG ggGTGCCgtcggcagcagcagcagcaaaggcagctaAGTACG GCGCCGGTGTTCCCGGTGTCGGTGTGGGTGGCGTCCCCGGCCTCGTGCCCGGAGTcggaggtgtccctggggtggtgCCCGGAGTCGGAGCTGTCCCCGGGGTGGTGCCCGGTGTCGGAGCTGTCCCCGGGGTGGCAG ggGTGCCgtcggcagcagcagcagcaaaggcagctaAGTACG gagctggcgTTCCTGGCATCGCTGGCATTCCTGGTGTTCCTGGCGTTCCTGGTGTTCCTGGAGTTCCCGGTGTCCCTGGTGTTCCAGGTGTTCCTGGTGTGCCTGGGGTTCCTGGTGCTGTTCCTGGTGTTGGAG TTGGTGGCCCGGCAGCAGCGGCCGCAGCCAAGGCTGCAGCGAAAGCAGCGGCGATCG gagcaggacgTGTTCCTGGTGTTGGTGTTCCCGGTGTTGGCGTTCCAGGTGTTGGTGTTCCCGGTGTTGGCGTTCCCGGTGTTGGCGTGCCTGGAGTGGGTGTGCCAGGTGTTGGCGTGCCCGGTCTGGTGCCTGGGGTCGGCGTTCCAG gaggtCCGGCAGCCGCTGCCAAAGCAGCCGCCAAAGCAGCCAAGTACG GAGCAGTTGGCCTGGCTCCTGGTGTGGGTGGCCTGGCTCCTGGTGTGGGTGGCCTGGTTCCTGGAGTAG
- the ELN gene encoding elastin isoform X8 — protein MARQAAAPLLPGVLLLLSILPATQQGGVPGAIPGGGVPGGGFFPGAGVGGLGAGLGAAGKPPKPGVGGLGGLGPLGLQPGAAGLFPGAFPGAAFPGAASAAALKAAAKAGAGIGGVGGIGGPGGLGVSTGAVVPGAVQPGLGAAGKPPKIPGAGIPGAFPGGVLPGAGVRFPGVGVLPGVPTGAGVKPKAPGVGAFGGIPGLGGFGGQQPGVPLGYPIKAPKLPGGYGLPYTNGLRPGGIGAGLLAGKAGYPTGTGVGAQAAAAKAAAKLGAGVLPGVGGIPGVAPGVGIGGVPGVGVGGPAAAAAAAKAAAKAGAFGPGAVPGVGGVPGLVPGVGGVPGVVPVSELSPGWQGCRRQQQQQRQLSTAPAFPVSVWVASPASCPVSELSPGWCPESELSPGWCPESELSPGWQGCRRQQQQQRQLSTAPVFPVSVWVASPASCPESELSPGWCPESELSPGWQGCRRQQQQQRQLSTELAFLASLAFLVFLAFLVFLEFPVSLVFQVFLVCLGFLVLFLVLELVARQQRPQPRLQRKQRRSEQDVFLVLVFPVLAFQVLVFPVLAFPVLACLEWVCQVLACPVWCLGSAFQEVRQPLPKQPPKQPSTEQLAWLLVWVAWLLVWVAWFLE, from the exons GGGTTCCTGGTGCTATCCCGGGAGGGGGAGTCCCAGGAGGAGGCTTTTTCCCAG GTGCTGGAGTTGGAGGTTTGGGAGCAG GACTCGGGGCTGCAGGGAAACCTCCCAAACCAG GGGTCGGAGGACTTGGGGGACTCGGCCCCCTTGGCCTGCAGCCAG GTGCTGCGGGTCTgttccctggagccttccccgGGGCGGCGTTCCCGGGAGCCGCCTCGGCCGCGGCGCTCAAGGCTGCAGCCAAAGCTG GTGCTGGCATTGGAGGCGTGGGTGGAATTGGTGGTCCTGGTGGCCTCGGGGTCTCCACAG GTGCCGTGGTACCGGGCGCGGTGCAGCCCGGCCTTGGCGCGGCAGGGAAACCCCCTAAAATACCAG GTGCTGGGATTCCTGGAGCTTTTCCGGGCGGCGTGCTCCCTGGTGCAG gcGTTCGCTTCCCTGGCGTGGGAGTGCTGCCCGGAGTCCCCACTGGAGCTGGAGTCAAGCCTAAAGCCCCAG GAGTTGGAGCCTTTGGAGGAATTCCTG GACTGGGAGGTTTTGGAGGTCAGCAGCCTGGTGTCCCTCTGGGTTATCCCATCAAAGCTCCTAAGCTCCCAG GTGGCTATGGACTGCCCTACACTAATG GCCTCAGGCCCGGCGGGATAGGAGCCGGCCTcctggcaggaaaggcaggatACCCCACCGGGACAG GGGTcggagcacaggcagcagcagcgaAGGCAGCAGCAAAACTTG GAGCCGGGGTCTTGCCCGGCGTTGGAGGCATCCCAGGAGTTGCGCCCGGTGTCGGCATCGGCGGTGTCCCAGGAGTTGGGG TCGGAGGACcagcagcggcggcagcagcggcgaAGGCAGCGGCAAAGGCGGGAGCTTTTG GTCCAGGGGCAGTGCCCGGAGTCGGAGGTGTCCCTGGCTTGGTGCCCGGAGTCGGAGGTGTCCCCGGGGTGGTGCCCGTGTCGGAGCTGTCCCCGGGGTGGCAG ggGTGCCgtcggcagcagcagcagcaaaggcagctaAGTACG GCGCCGGCGTTCCCGGTGTCGGTGTGGGTGGCGTCCCCGGCCTCGTGCCCGGTGTCGGAGCTGTCCCCGGGGTGGTGCCCGGAGTCGGAGCTGTCCCCGGGGTGGTGCCCGGAGTCGGAGCTGTCCCCGGGGTGGCAG ggGTGCCgtcggcagcagcagcagcaaaggcagctaAGTACG GCGCCGGTGTTCCCGGTGTCGGTGTGGGTGGCGTCCCCGGCCTCGTGCCCGGAGTCGGAGCTGTCCCCGGGGTGGTGCCCGGAGTCGGAGCTGTCCCCGGGGTGGCAG ggGTGCCgtcggcagcagcagcagcaaaggcagctaAGTACG gagctggcgTTCCTGGCATCGCTGGCATTCCTGGTGTTCCTGGCGTTCCTGGTGTTCCTGGAGTTCCCGGTGTCCCTGGTGTTCCAGGTGTTCCTGGTGTGCCTGGGGTTCCTGGTGCTGTTCCTGGTGTTGGAG TTGGTGGCCCGGCAGCAGCGGCCGCAGCCAAGGCTGCAGCGAAAGCAGCGGCGATCG gagcaggacgTGTTCCTGGTGTTGGTGTTCCCGGTGTTGGCGTTCCAGGTGTTGGTGTTCCCGGTGTTGGCGTTCCCGGTGTTGGCGTGCCTGGAGTGGGTGTGCCAGGTGTTGGCGTGCCCGGTCTGGTGCCTGGGGTCGGCGTTCCAG gaggtCCGGCAGCCGCTGCCAAAGCAGCCGCCAAAGCAGCCAAGTACG GAGCAGTTGGCCTGGCTCCTGGTGTGGGTGGCCTGGCTCCTGGTGTGGGTGGCCTGGTTCCTGGAGTAG